A region from the Desulfitobacterium dehalogenans ATCC 51507 genome encodes:
- a CDS encoding hydrogenase 4 subunit F, with the protein MFVLVAFMAALCMLISSSNRVLRLCNSLALIALLVLVGEMVLRVFSQGPQSLWGGFFSWDALSALLLGVIAVIAAYVIVYSFSYMEKEVEEGKIPQSRLPWYYFWIWMFIATMLWVVSTPNLGLLWVGIEGTTLATALLVGFYREKAAVEAAWKYIVLCTVGISFALLGTMILYAASGRINGYSLAALDWRCLVGMASQLDPALVKLGCVFAFIGYGAKVGFVPMHPWLPDAHSQAPSPVSALLSGVLLNCALYAILRWHILVRQTSLGPGFSGKLLLVFGLISLGAMVAFILLQKDIKRLLAYSSVEHMGIIALGFGLDTPLAVWGASFHLILHALTKANLFVAVGHLVQMTGTRQIPKIRGVMSLWPYTGGILLMGLLAITGTPPFGTFRSEINIMAGLFQNNHPILGFLTALFLSVIFAGFLYHFLGMLFGTPGERHLEDKGEGKEVLWLAVPMVLVLILGVFVPESLDQALGQVVELILGGGGEYGEFIEITRVF; encoded by the coding sequence ATGTTTGTCCTTGTAGCTTTTATGGCAGCTCTTTGTATGCTCATCTCTTCAAGCAACCGGGTGTTGAGACTATGCAATAGTCTGGCTCTCATAGCGTTGCTTGTCTTGGTTGGAGAAATGGTCCTGCGGGTGTTCAGTCAAGGTCCTCAAAGTCTGTGGGGAGGTTTTTTTTCCTGGGATGCGTTAAGTGCCTTGCTTCTCGGAGTGATTGCGGTTATTGCTGCTTATGTGATTGTGTATTCCTTTTCATATATGGAGAAAGAGGTGGAAGAAGGAAAGATCCCCCAAAGCCGGCTGCCCTGGTATTACTTCTGGATTTGGATGTTTATCGCTACCATGCTTTGGGTGGTGAGTACTCCGAATCTGGGGCTATTGTGGGTAGGGATAGAAGGAACCACTTTGGCTACGGCCCTCCTCGTGGGGTTCTACCGGGAAAAAGCCGCTGTTGAAGCCGCTTGGAAATATATTGTTCTTTGTACGGTGGGTATCAGCTTTGCTTTATTAGGGACTATGATTCTCTATGCGGCGTCTGGGCGGATTAATGGTTATAGCCTGGCTGCTCTGGACTGGAGATGTTTAGTGGGGATGGCATCTCAGTTGGATCCAGCCTTAGTTAAGCTGGGCTGTGTCTTTGCTTTTATCGGGTATGGGGCTAAGGTTGGCTTTGTTCCCATGCATCCATGGCTGCCGGATGCCCATAGTCAGGCTCCTTCTCCGGTCAGTGCTTTATTATCCGGGGTTTTGCTTAATTGTGCTTTATATGCCATTCTGCGCTGGCATATCCTGGTCCGTCAAACAAGCCTGGGCCCGGGTTTTTCCGGGAAGCTGCTCCTTGTCTTTGGGTTGATTTCCTTAGGAGCCATGGTTGCTTTTATTCTTTTACAAAAAGATATTAAACGCCTCCTGGCTTACTCCAGTGTGGAGCATATGGGAATTATTGCTTTGGGCTTTGGACTGGATACCCCTCTTGCTGTATGGGGAGCCTCATTTCATCTCATTCTTCATGCTTTGACTAAGGCTAATCTTTTTGTGGCAGTTGGTCATCTCGTCCAGATGACGGGTACTCGTCAGATTCCCAAAATTCGGGGCGTTATGAGTTTATGGCCCTATACCGGTGGAATTCTCCTCATGGGTTTGCTGGCCATTACAGGAACACCGCCCTTTGGAACCTTCCGCTCTGAAATCAACATCATGGCCGGGCTTTTCCAGAACAATCATCCTATCTTAGGCTTTTTAACGGCCTTGTTCTTATCGGTTATCTTTGCGGGGTTCCTTTATCATTTTCTGGGGATGCTTTTTGGTACACCGGGTGAACGTCACCTGGAGGATAAGGGGGAAGGTAAGGAAGTGCTTTGGTTAGCCGTTCCCATGGTTCTGGTCCTGATTTTGGGAGTGTTTGTTCCGGAGTCTCTTGACCAGGCTTTGGGTCAGGTTGTGGAGCTAATTCTGGGAGGGGGTGGAGAGTATGGAGAATTCATTGAAATTACGCGAGTATTTTGA
- a CDS encoding NADH-quinone oxidoreductase subunit C gives MENSLKLREYFEGRVLKQPEDFSLDLWTKNEGLVWLKSNYLPEVVEHFWLDAQSRPVLMTHIGNDERGLGYGFVLYLLFHFSSDFTLTLGVRGIEESFPSLTIVCPALNWPEREVRDLLGLRPEGHPDDRPLVLHPGWPEGFYPLRKLEPELSSMSEERSPGFDPQPLSFTEAKGEGTFEIPVGPIHAGIIEPGHFRFQTIGETILHLDAQLFYTHKGIEKLLEGKSPEEGLEIVERVCGVCTVSHALAYCEAVEKLKGVQVSRRILGWRTVLAELERLYNHVGDIGNLCAGVGFALGSGNALQSKEQLQRLNHKLFGHRFLRGNITLGGVRRIPEQEETAWLQRRLAGLERDFEEWIPLILEHDGFRQRAIATGVLSKQSALDLGVTGPAARASGISQDWRERHAHLLYGELKVEPQVEQEGDVWARLMVRVREVKQSFALLAKLLEGDYLHDSLEPCLPPAAYSFAWGCAESPRGTDVVWLMLDDEGKIYRCRIRSASYANWPAVPLAVLGNIVPDFPLINKSFELCYSCCDR, from the coding sequence ATGGAGAATTCATTGAAATTACGCGAGTATTTTGAAGGGCGGGTACTTAAGCAACCGGAGGATTTTTCTTTGGATCTTTGGACCAAAAATGAGGGACTGGTTTGGCTGAAGTCCAATTACCTGCCCGAGGTGGTGGAGCACTTTTGGCTGGATGCCCAATCCCGTCCCGTGCTGATGACTCATATAGGAAATGATGAACGGGGCTTAGGTTATGGTTTTGTACTTTATCTACTCTTCCATTTTTCCAGCGATTTCACCCTAACTTTAGGGGTCCGGGGAATCGAAGAGAGCTTTCCTTCCCTGACCATAGTGTGCCCGGCCCTGAACTGGCCGGAACGCGAGGTAAGAGATCTGTTGGGACTTCGCCCCGAGGGACATCCCGATGATCGACCTTTGGTTCTTCATCCTGGCTGGCCCGAAGGTTTTTATCCATTGCGAAAGCTTGAGCCGGAATTATCATCAATGTCTGAGGAAAGATCCCCCGGATTCGATCCTCAACCCCTCTCTTTTACGGAGGCTAAAGGTGAAGGGACCTTCGAAATTCCGGTAGGACCTATTCATGCAGGGATTATTGAACCGGGTCATTTTCGTTTTCAAACGATCGGAGAAACCATTCTTCACCTTGATGCTCAGCTTTTTTATACTCATAAAGGGATTGAGAAACTTCTGGAAGGAAAAAGTCCTGAAGAAGGATTGGAAATCGTAGAGCGGGTCTGTGGAGTGTGTACGGTCAGTCACGCTCTTGCCTATTGTGAAGCGGTAGAGAAGCTTAAAGGGGTGCAGGTTTCCCGCCGAATATTAGGCTGGCGGACCGTGCTTGCAGAGCTGGAAAGGCTCTATAATCATGTAGGGGATATCGGCAATCTCTGCGCCGGAGTGGGCTTTGCCCTAGGTAGTGGAAATGCCTTACAGAGTAAGGAACAGCTCCAACGTCTCAACCATAAACTGTTCGGGCACCGTTTCCTGCGGGGAAATATCACTCTTGGTGGAGTTAGAAGGATCCCTGAGCAGGAGGAAACCGCCTGGCTGCAAAGGCGTCTGGCTGGGCTGGAGCGGGATTTTGAGGAATGGATTCCTTTGATTCTGGAGCATGATGGATTTCGTCAGAGAGCTATTGCCACCGGAGTACTAAGTAAACAAAGTGCTCTGGACTTAGGAGTTACCGGTCCGGCGGCTCGTGCCTCAGGAATCTCACAGGACTGGAGGGAACGTCACGCTCATCTTTTGTATGGGGAGCTGAAGGTGGAGCCTCAGGTGGAGCAGGAGGGGGATGTCTGGGCCCGACTTATGGTCCGGGTACGGGAAGTGAAACAAAGCTTTGCTTTGCTTGCCAAGCTTCTGGAAGGAGATTATTTACACGATTCTTTAGAACCATGTTTACCGCCGGCCGCTTATTCTTTCGCTTGGGGCTGTGCTGAATCTCCCCGGGGAACGGATGTCGTCTGGCTGATGCTGGATGACGAAGGGAAAATTTATCGCTGTCGGATTCGCTCCGCTTCCTATGCCAATTGGCCTGCTGTTCCTCTGGCTGTTCTGGGGAATATTGTTCCGGATTTTCCGTTGATTAATAAGAGTTTTGAACTATGCTACAGCTGCTGTGACCGTTAG